From a single Mus caroli chromosome X, CAROLI_EIJ_v1.1, whole genome shotgun sequence genomic region:
- the Rtl9 gene encoding retrotransposon Gag-like protein 9, translated as MADMSIPLHSLRFNNMMKEENGDPQNRGATFSRPVTETRAEVQILHSQLQLPVVSTSASDPEGTSTQLMTSPGFDSLSTSLMGAPHSGTLSPPLMSASDSGTLSPLLMPASDSGTLSPLLMPVSDSGTLSPLLMPASDSGTLSPLLSTSDYGLMSPGMMSIPDFGTMSSLMAAPDSAEISPLAMPIQSSGVMSAPIMSTSSSEASLMLGSDPGEISPLLIPDMNPGVTSTPPMTAPGSEAMSPLQITDEDTEAMSKVLMTALASGEISSLLMSGTDSEAISSLIMSALASGETPTQPTNPQDSEGIPTVLMSGSDSAVMSSLPMPVSGSGAMPTPLLSIPDAGEIATLPKPVPDVEAMSPLLMTALTSTVMPSQLISASSSGVMSPDTTQNINSEVMSAPPIRVSATGLMSTLPVKASDTAATPIQLMRVPASGNMSTSQKTVPVSGSMSTPLMAVTSPGAIFTEQMQSTASGTMSTHLTMPQTPGTMPIGFMKSTSNGAVSAQQIRCSVSGMMSTQPVIATASEIMSVSQSTVPISGSVSTQKTRAPVSGPMSTTQIRTTASGLTSTPQMRATAAGTMSIPLMTAKTSGSASTLLMRDTASGVISVPQMRAPGSGTVSKPLMTSKASGMFMQQMTTAAFGATPTSLMRDTASGGLSMPQMTDPASGGMSTLLTRATASGTKSTSQMTATTSGGMSMPQTRLSGPGATSTPLMRATASEKMPSQAMNIQDSGGVSTPLMRPVALGGVQMRSQGSGTMSTPILRASDSSEMNMLLTKAPSSGERPLLLVRPPASGEIAPLSRTPVYGTISAPHMTTTASGVMTMSPMKTSVPVSESATLLRPTDSGVMSIPLTRTPASRAKSRPQMATACGDMCPLPVRAPATAGISPSPVRSPASSTLSTLLRRPSDGAVTAELERVLGPAQFAAMTPGEMSKPLMRASAPGTTTMPLMSPMTSGEMSMPLMKTTPSGTMSTLQTKVMSSRATSLPQPRNTASGGIANPPLRAPASGAGSTPLMRVSGSGMMSTPLLKATASGGMSVPQMAPPTSGDMSSPLMRSPAPGIMSTPQMAFGMTPTLNVKATDSGEASTSHTRFTVPGSKSTPHMTSTAPEMKAPPPKEVPSFGMLTPALCYLLEEQEAARGSSSVEEDAEEIDEEKQMKGFLDDSEKMAFLVSLHLGAAERWSILQMEVGNPISSDNKAFLRRSQGLYDSLSEIDILSAVLCHPKQGKKSVRQYATDFLLLARHLSWSDAILRTRFLEGLSEAVTTKMGRIFLKVAGSLKELIDRSLYTECQLAEEKDSSGNSNQVVPTSCKRNNEEAMENELGSQQQTEEHQHVPKRCYYLKEHGDPQESLHDHLRQSAGLPKAPTNK; from the exons ATGGCAGATATGTCAATACCATTACATTCACTACGCTTCAACAATAtgatgaaggaagaaaatggtgACCCTCAAAACAGAGGGGCAACTTTCTCTAGACCAGTGACAGAGACCAGAGCAGAAGTTCAAATCCTGCATTCACAGTTGCAGTTGCCTGTTGTTTCGACTTCAGCCTCAGATCCCGAAGGGACATCTACACAGCTGATGACATCGCCAGGCTTTGACAGTCTGTCCACATCTCTCATGGGAGCACCACACTCTGGGACACTGTCCCCACCACTGATGTCAGCCTCAGACTCTGGGACACTGTCCCCACTGCTAATGCCGGCCTCAGATTCGGGAACACTGTCCCCACTTCTAATGCCAGTTTCAGACTCTGGAACACTGTCTCCACTGCTAATGCCAGCCTCAGATTCGGGAACACTGTCCCCACTGTTGTCTACTTCAGACTATGGGTTAATGTCCCCAGGGATGATGTCAATACCTGATTTTGGGACAATGTCATCACTAATGGCAGCCCCAGATTCTGCAGAGATATCACCATTGGCAATGCCAATTCAGTCCTCTGGAGTGATGTCTGCACCTATAATGAGCACTTCATCCTCTGAGGCATCGTTAATGCTAGGATCAGATCCTGGTGAGATATCCCCACTCCTGATTCCAGATATGAACCCTGGAGTGACATCCACACCACCAATGACAGCTCCCGGCTCAGAAGCAATGTCCCCACTGCAAATTACAGATGAGGACACAGAAGCAATGTCCAAAGTGCTAATGACTGCTCTAGCTTCTGGAGAGATATCATCACTGCTAATGTCAGGCACAGACTCTGAAGCGATATCTTCTCTGATAATGTCAGCTCTAGCTTCTGGagaaacaccaacccagccaacAAATCCTCAAGACTCTGAAGGGATACCCACTGTGCTCATGTCAGGCTCAGACTCTGCAGTCATGTCTTCACTGCCTATGCCAGTTTCTGGCTCTGGAGCAATGCCTACACCACTCCTGTCAATCCCAGATGCTGGAGAAATAGCCACATTACCAAAGCCAGTCCCAGATGTTGAGGCAATGTCCCCACTATTAATGACAGCCCTCACCTCTACAGTGATGCCCAGTCAACTGATTTCAGCATCTAGTTCTGGAGTGATGTCCCCAGATACAACACAAAATATCAACTCTGAGGTCATGTCTGCTCCACCAATAAGAGTTTCAGCCACTGGATTGATGTCCACACTACCTGTGAAAGCTTCTGATACAGCGGCAACACCCATACAGCTAATGAGAGTCCCTGCCTCTGGAAATATGTCTACATCACAAAAGACAGTTCCAGTCTCTGGATCAATGTCCACTCCACTGATGGCTGTCACAAGCCCTGGAGCAATATTCACAGAACAAATGCAAAGCACAGCCTCTGGTACAATGTCTACACATTTAACAATGCCCCAAACACCTGGAACAATGCCCATAGGTTTTATGAAGTCCACATCAAATGGAGCCGTTTCTGCACAGCAAATTAGATGTTCAGTTTCTGGGATGATGTCCACACAGCCAGTTATAGCTACAGCCTCTGAAATAATGTCTGTGTCACAATCAACAGTCCCAATCTCTGGGTCAGTGTCCACACAGAAAACCCGAGCTCCTGTCTCTGGACCAATGTCTACAACCCAAATAAGAACCACAGCCTCAGGGCTGACATCTACACCACAAATGAGAGCCACAGCCGCCGGAACAATGTCTATCCCACTGATGACAGCCAAAACCTCTGGATCAGCATCTACACTGTTAATGAGAGACACAGCCTCAGGAGTGATATCCGTGCCACAGATGAGAGCTCCAGGCTCTGGAACAGTGTCCAAGCCACTAATGACATCCAAAGCTTCTGGAATGTTCATGCAGCAAATGACAACTGCAGCTTTTGGAGCAACGCCTACATCACTAATGAGAGACACAGCTTCTGGAGGTCTGTCCATGCCACAGATGACAGATCCAGCCTCAGGGGGCATGTCCACACTGCTAACAAGAGCCACAGCTTCTGGAACAAAGTCTACATCACAGATGACAGCCACCACCTCTGGAGGCATGTCCATGCCTCAAACAAGACTCTCAGGTCCTGGAGCAACATCCACACCACTAATGAGAGCCACAGCCTCTGAGAAGATGCCTAGTCAGGCAATGAACATTCAAGACTCTGGAGGAGTGTCCACACCGCTCATGAGACCTGTCGCCTTGGGAGGGGTGCAAATGAGATCCCAGGGCTCTGGAACAATGTCCACACCCATATTGAGAGCCTCGGACTCATCAGAGATGAATATGTTGCTCACAAAAGCCCCATCCTCTGGAGAGCGGCCTCTGCTACTAGTGAGACCTCCAGCTTCAGGAGAGATAGCTCCACTTTCAAGAACCCCAGTTTATGGAACAATATCTGCTCCACATATGACGACCACAGCCTCAGGAGTGATGACCATGTCACCTATGAAGACTTCTGTTCCTGTATCAGAATCGGCAACTCTCCTGAGACCCACAGATTCAGGAGTGATGTCCATACCACTGACGAGAACACCAGCTTCTAGAGCAAAGTCCAGACCACAAATGGCCACAGCTTGTGGAGACATGTGTCCACTCCCAGTGCGAGCTCCAGCCACTGCAGGGATCTCTCCATCACCAGTCAGATCACCAGCCTCTTCCACCTTGTCTACACTACTTAGGAGACCCTCTGATGGAGCTGTGACTGCAGAGTTAGAGAGAGTTCTAGGCCCTGCACAATTTGCAGCTATGACCCCGGGAGAGATGTCCAAGCCACTGATGAGGGCTTCAGCCCCTGGAACCACAACCATGCCTTTGATGTCCCCCATGACTTCTGGAGAGATGTCTATGCCACTAATGAAAACCACGCCTTCTGGGACAATGTCAACTCTACAAACCAAAGTCATGAGCTCTAGAGCTACATCCTTACCACAGCCAAGAAATACAGCTTCTGGGGGAATAGCTAACCCCCCACTGAGAGCCCCAGCCTCTGGAGCAGGGTCTACACCACTTATGAGAGTCTCAGGTTCAGGAATGATGTCCACGCCACTATTGAAGGCTACAGCTTCAGGAGGAATGTCGGTGCCACAAATGGCACCTCCGACCTCTGGAGATATGTCCTCACCACTAATGAGGTCCCCGGCACCTGGAATAATGTCCACACCACAAATGGCCTTTGGAATGACACCCACTCTGAATGTCAAAGCCACAGATTCGGGAGAGGCATCTACCTCTCACACCAGATTCACAGTCCCTGGATCAAAGAGCACACCACACATGACCAGCACAGCCCCTGAAATGAAGGCCCCCCCACCAAAGGAAGTGCCGTCCTTTGGTATGTTGACCCCAGCACTCTGTTACCTCTTAGAAGAGCAAGAAGCGGCTCGGGGCTCATCCTCTGTGGAGGAAGATGCAGAGGAGATTGATGAGGAGAAACAAATGAAGGGGTTTCTAGATGATTCTGAGAAAATGGCATTTCTGGTGTCTCTTCATCTGGGGGCAGCAGAGAGATGGTCCATCTTGCAAATGGAGGTAGGAAATCCCATCTCCAGTGATAATAAAGCTTTCTTGAGAAGATCACAGGGCTTATATGACTCCCTATCTGAGATAGACATCCTAAGTGCTGTTCTTTGCCATCCCAAGCAGGGCAAAAAGTCAGTAAGGCAGTATGCCACTGACTTCCTGCTGTTGGCCCGACATTTGTCTTGGTCTGATGCCATTCTACGGACCAGGTTTCTGGAAGGACTCTCAGAAGCTGTTACCACCAAAATGGGCCGTATCTTCCTGAAGGTGGCCGGCAGCCTAAAGGAGCTGATAGATAGGTCTCTGTATACTGAGTGCCAGCTGGCTGAAGAGAAGGATTCTTCAGGCAACTCAAACCAAGTTGTGCCAACATCCTGTAAGCGGAACAATGAGGAGGCCATGGAGAATGAACTGGGCTCTCAGCAGCAGACTGAGGAG CATCAGCATGTTCCCAAACGCTGTTACTACTTGAAAGAACATGGAGACCCCCAGGAAAGTCTTCATGACCACCTTCGACAGAGTGCAGGCCTTCCAAAGGCCCCTACAAACAAGTAG